Proteins encoded in a region of the Halostella limicola genome:
- a CDS encoding HPP family protein, with protein sequence MRRRVGTSLYAGLLFTVLGAIAWLTGQPFIFPSLGPSAFVLAFERRVKRREMFRIVGSHCIGAAAGLLAWTAVAAGVSITADPAAASPEGLRLAAGATLSIVLTSWAMIATDAIHPPACATTLIVSLGLLSAPLQVAIIVASVVVLVAFHAAVLLAFKRLVGDSHPRYRGDEPGE encoded by the coding sequence ATGCGCCGACGGGTCGGAACGAGCCTGTACGCCGGACTGCTGTTCACCGTTCTCGGAGCGATCGCGTGGCTGACCGGCCAGCCCTTTATCTTCCCGAGCCTCGGCCCGTCGGCGTTCGTCCTCGCGTTCGAGCGGCGGGTCAAGCGGCGGGAGATGTTCCGCATCGTCGGGAGCCACTGCATCGGAGCCGCCGCCGGCCTGCTGGCGTGGACCGCGGTGGCCGCCGGCGTCTCGATCACCGCCGACCCGGCGGCCGCCTCGCCCGAGGGACTCCGGCTGGCGGCGGGCGCGACGCTCTCTATCGTGCTGACGAGCTGGGCGATGATCGCGACGGACGCGATCCACCCGCCGGCCTGCGCGACGACGCTCATCGTCTCGCTCGGCCTGCTCTCCGCGCCGCTGCAGGTCGCTATCATCGTCGCGAGCGTCGTCGTCCTCGTCGCGTTCCACGCCGCCGTCCTGCTGGCGTTCAAGCGGCTCGTCGGCGACTCGCACCCGCGCTACCGTGGGGACGAGCCCGGCGAGTGA